From Cecembia calidifontis, one genomic window encodes:
- the fabG gene encoding 3-oxoacyl-[acyl-carrier-protein] reductase produces MGLLSGKTALITGASKGIGRAIAIRYAQEGANVAFTYLSSVEKGQALEDELAAFGIKAKGYRSDASDFKAAEELVNAVVAEFGTLDILINNAGITRDNLLMRMTEEAWDEVINVNLKSCFNTVKAATRTMMKAKAGSIINITSVVGIKGNAGQANYAASKAGIIGFTKSVALELGSRNIRCNAVAPGFIETEMTAVLDEKTVQGWRDAIPMKRGGQPEEVANACVFLGSDMSSYISGQVLQVDGAMLT; encoded by the coding sequence ATGGGATTATTAAGCGGAAAAACGGCTCTGATCACAGGAGCATCTAAAGGAATCGGCCGAGCAATTGCCATCCGATATGCACAAGAGGGCGCCAATGTAGCATTTACTTACCTTTCCAGTGTAGAAAAAGGACAAGCTTTGGAAGATGAATTAGCCGCTTTTGGCATCAAAGCCAAGGGCTATCGCTCTGATGCCTCTGACTTCAAAGCCGCTGAGGAATTGGTCAATGCGGTGGTGGCTGAATTCGGTACTTTGGATATCCTGATCAATAATGCCGGCATTACCCGTGACAACCTATTGATGAGAATGACCGAAGAAGCATGGGATGAAGTGATCAATGTGAACCTTAAATCCTGCTTCAACACCGTAAAAGCTGCCACACGTACCATGATGAAGGCCAAAGCCGGTTCCATCATCAATATCACCTCAGTGGTAGGTATCAAAGGAAATGCAGGACAGGCCAATTATGCCGCCTCCAAGGCAGGCATCATCGGCTTCACCAAGTCTGTGGCTTTGGAATTGGGTTCCAGAAATATCCGCTGCAATGCGGTAGCTCCTGGTTTTATCGAAACAGAAATGACTGCTGTATTGGATGAAAAAACCGTTCAGGGCTGGAGAGATGCTATCCCTATGAAGCGTGGCGGTCAACCTGAAGAAGTGGCCAATGCTTGTGTATTCTTAGGTTCCGACATGAGTTCTTATATTTCGGGACAGGTGCTTCAGGTTGATGGAGCGATGCTCACTTAA
- a CDS encoding transposase: MNKQTRRKFSPEFKAKVALEAIKNQFTLAELSKKFDVSPVIISKWKGEFLDNMSAVFEKEHSKKKEEGPALEQLYAQIGELKVENDFLKKSCKKLGI, from the coding sequence ATGAACAAGCAAACAAGACGAAAGTTTTCTCCTGAGTTCAAGGCAAAAGTAGCCCTTGAAGCAATCAAGAATCAGTTTACATTGGCTGAATTGTCCAAGAAGTTCGATGTTAGCCCTGTGATTATATCCAAGTGGAAGGGTGAGTTTTTGGATAATATGTCAGCTGTATTTGAAAAGGAGCATTCAAAGAAAAAGGAAGAAGGCCCTGCCCTTGAGCAGCTCTATGCCCAGATCGGAGAGCTAAAAGTAGAGAATGACTTTTTAAAAAAAAGCTGCAAGAAACTGGGGATATGA
- a CDS encoding DUF4199 domain-containing protein — translation MEEKESAVKAGVNAGLILGIVSAIFTFLIYFINPNTLASGAYGFGLLAVFTVLAVILGIRYRKSIGGFISFGEAYKFSIVAFVVMILIGFVTSILLFVVIDPALPARLAEQSIENTLAIMERFGAADALSDEQIDEMRDGIIEGYTVFGIFKANLISIIFYSILSLIVAGIVKKKDKSLEY, via the coding sequence ATGGAAGAAAAAGAAAGTGCCGTAAAAGCTGGGGTAAATGCCGGCTTGATTCTTGGAATTGTAAGTGCAATTTTTACATTTCTTATTTATTTTATCAATCCCAATACCCTTGCCTCTGGAGCATATGGTTTTGGATTACTTGCAGTTTTTACTGTATTGGCGGTGATATTGGGAATTAGGTATAGGAAGAGTATCGGTGGGTTTATTTCATTTGGTGAGGCCTATAAATTCTCAATAGTTGCCTTTGTTGTGATGATTTTAATAGGCTTTGTCACTTCTATATTGTTATTTGTAGTTATTGATCCTGCGCTCCCCGCGAGGCTTGCCGAACAGTCAATTGAAAATACGCTTGCCATCATGGAAAGATTTGGGGCAGCAGATGCCTTAAGTGATGAGCAAATTGATGAAATGAGGGATGGGATTATAGAAGGGTATACAGTATTTGGGATTTTTAAGGCAAATTTAATCTCAATTATCTTTTATAGTATTCTATCTTTGATTGTCGCTGGAATTGTGAAGAAGAAGGATAAATCATTGGAGTATTAG
- a CDS encoding Arc family DNA-binding protein, producing MPAKKPFALRLDEKMMQAVEKWAADEFRSTNGQIEWIIHEALKKAGRSPKERNNQS from the coding sequence ATGCCGGCTAAGAAACCATTTGCCCTTAGATTGGACGAGAAGATGATGCAGGCTGTGGAAAAATGGGCAGCAGATGAATTCCGCAGTACCAATGGACAGATTGAGTGGATTATCCATGAGGCCTTGAAGAAGGCGGGGAGGTCACCAAAAGAAAGAAATAATCAATCATAA
- a CDS encoding glycosyltransferase family 2 protein yields MVQVSLVIPVFDEQDSLPELHNWISRVMDEHGFSYEIIFVNDGSRDNSWSVIQKLASINPFVKAISFTRNYGKSAALDMGFSKAVGEVVITMDADLQDSPDEIPDLYRMITEEGYDVVSGWKKKRHDPISKTIPSKFFNWVTRVISGIKLHDFNCGLKAYKNKVVKNIHIYGEMHRYIPLIAKWNGFTQIGEKVVEHRARKYGVTKFGWERFINGFLDLISVSFVNRYKRKPMHFFGTLGTISFLTGFIITFWLIFEKIRGISKGLVVRNITDQPLFFLALVALIVGAQLFLTGFLAEIMASNNIKKADYNVEEELNFNN; encoded by the coding sequence ATGGTTCAAGTTTCCCTTGTAATACCGGTATTTGACGAGCAGGATTCCCTGCCTGAATTGCATAACTGGATAAGCCGTGTGATGGATGAACACGGCTTTTCCTATGAAATCATTTTTGTCAATGACGGAAGCAGGGATAATTCCTGGTCAGTGATCCAGAAGCTTGCTTCCATCAATCCTTTTGTCAAGGCAATCAGTTTCACCAGAAACTATGGGAAGTCGGCAGCATTGGATATGGGCTTCAGCAAGGCAGTAGGAGAGGTGGTCATTACGATGGACGCAGACCTACAGGACAGTCCAGATGAAATACCGGATTTATACCGGATGATTACGGAGGAGGGGTATGATGTGGTTTCCGGCTGGAAGAAGAAAAGGCATGATCCCATTAGCAAAACCATTCCGTCCAAATTTTTTAACTGGGTGACCCGGGTAATATCAGGGATCAAATTACATGATTTCAATTGTGGCCTGAAAGCATACAAGAATAAAGTGGTCAAAAACATCCATATTTATGGGGAAATGCACCGCTATATTCCTTTGATAGCCAAATGGAACGGCTTTACACAAATCGGGGAGAAAGTGGTGGAACATAGGGCCAGGAAATATGGGGTGACCAAGTTTGGATGGGAACGCTTTATCAATGGTTTCCTGGATTTGATTTCTGTTTCCTTTGTTAACCGCTATAAGCGCAAACCCATGCATTTTTTTGGAACCTTGGGGACCATCTCCTTTCTGACCGGTTTCATCATTACTTTTTGGTTGATTTTCGAAAAAATAAGGGGGATTTCCAAAGGTTTGGTGGTTAGGAATATTACCGATCAACCGCTATTCTTTTTGGCTTTGGTAGCACTGATTGTGGGAGCTCAGTTGTTTTTAACAGGGTTTTTAGCTGAAATCATGGCTTCCAACAATATCAAGAAAGCAGATTATAATGTTGAAGAAGAGCTGAATTTCAATAACTGA
- a CDS encoding IS4 family transposase, which produces MTQFKHKFLSGHPIIAQLLSLIPKELLNQVVEEENSDRYYKKLKTSDHFICMFYAVLTRNSSLREVCKNIGLIITKLIPFGMKQLPARSTLSDANRKRSYRVFEQLYKGLYSYYRASLVGNWLDIGGEVDLSRVEVFDSSTVTLFKEILRGAGRNPLNGKKKGGAKIFAKMNLAEGVPNFICIRSAATNENMFLKVMDLPEHGIAVFDKGYNRYSCFEKWDSSNRYFVTRKKDNARYEVVSEFDCTHALDIIKDQIISLSYREKGVSRTVEARLVVYADPESGETLEFITNLKGLDALTIALLYKNRWVIEVLFKQIKQNFELRYFLSDSENGIKIQIWVALILNLLFTVLHKRIKEAEDFSTMVMVAAKNLCSYVSLEKFLLFPEAYFKSIFQKDIQNVQTQLFLSG; this is translated from the coding sequence GTGACACAATTTAAGCATAAATTTTTGTCTGGGCATCCTATTATCGCTCAACTCCTCTCTCTTATTCCCAAAGAGCTATTGAATCAGGTCGTTGAGGAAGAAAACTCGGATAGGTACTACAAGAAACTCAAAACAAGTGATCACTTCATCTGCATGTTTTATGCGGTGTTGACCAGAAACAGCAGTCTTAGAGAGGTCTGCAAAAACATCGGCCTGATCATAACCAAGCTTATTCCTTTTGGAATGAAGCAGCTACCTGCCAGGAGTACCCTTTCTGATGCAAACCGTAAACGCAGTTATCGTGTTTTTGAACAACTATACAAAGGGCTGTATTCATACTATAGGGCATCTTTGGTAGGAAATTGGCTCGATATCGGTGGAGAGGTCGACCTCAGCCGTGTTGAGGTTTTTGATTCCTCAACGGTCACGCTGTTCAAGGAAATCCTCAGAGGGGCCGGACGCAATCCCCTGAACGGAAAGAAAAAAGGTGGTGCCAAGATATTTGCCAAAATGAATCTGGCAGAAGGCGTTCCCAACTTCATATGTATCCGTTCTGCGGCCACAAATGAAAATATGTTTTTAAAAGTGATGGATCTGCCTGAGCACGGGATAGCTGTTTTCGACAAAGGATATAACCGCTATTCCTGCTTTGAAAAGTGGGACAGTTCAAACAGATATTTTGTGACCAGAAAAAAAGACAATGCAAGATATGAAGTGGTCAGTGAGTTTGACTGTACGCATGCCTTGGACATCATCAAGGACCAGATTATCTCACTGAGCTACAGGGAGAAGGGAGTTTCTCGGACAGTTGAAGCCAGACTGGTGGTTTATGCTGACCCTGAAAGCGGTGAAACGCTGGAGTTTATCACCAATCTTAAGGGATTGGATGCCCTAACCATAGCTCTTCTCTATAAGAACAGGTGGGTTATCGAAGTGCTTTTCAAGCAGATCAAGCAGAATTTTGAACTCAGATATTTTTTGTCGGACAGCGAGAACGGGATCAAAATCCAGATTTGGGTGGCATTGATACTCAACCTCCTGTTTACAGTTCTACATAAGCGGATAAAAGAGGCTGAAGACTTCTCGACCATGGTCATGGTAGCCGCAAAAAATCTTTGCTCCTACGTCAGTCTTGAAAAGTTCCTACTTTTTCCTGAAGCTTACTTTAAAAGTATATTTCAAAAAGACATCCAAAATGTACAAACCCAATTATTCCTTTCCGGATAG
- a CDS encoding dihydroorotase, with protein sequence MAKLLQSLSFIDGNKVHSPQDYIYTGSEVLLKSDNYSEEIDEVIDCSGLFASKGWVDLRCVGGEPGEEHKESLESLGELLKSSGFTKAVLMPNTHPAIQDKNDIQFLRSKTKNWVSDLIINAAATKDCNGEDFTDILDIHQEGVNIFGDGLNPLSNPDRLMKVLQYLQKFNGTLFDQSYEPLLSLFGQMHEGVVSTRIGMKGIPNLAEDVAVQKNIEILKYAGGRIHFQTISTKGAVESIRKAKKAGLQITADVSIYQLIFSDEDLQSFDTNFKVMPPFRGKEDRDALIAGLKDGTIDAIVSNHQPQDFDAKHMEFDLAQWGMIGLQTFLPAMVQLSEELGWPLLISKITDGPLGILGEKTEKIHQMTVFDPSQTWMYDKKTNLSHSANHPWFGGILKGKVKFVINSDRFVKINS encoded by the coding sequence ATGGCCAAGCTGCTTCAATCTTTAAGTTTCATCGATGGAAATAAAGTCCATTCACCCCAGGATTATATTTATACGGGTTCCGAAGTATTACTAAAAAGTGACAATTATTCAGAAGAAATCGATGAAGTCATAGATTGTTCAGGCTTGTTTGCTTCCAAAGGTTGGGTAGATTTGAGATGTGTTGGAGGAGAGCCAGGAGAAGAGCATAAGGAATCTTTGGAGAGTTTGGGAGAGCTTTTAAAATCCAGCGGATTTACAAAAGCAGTCTTAATGCCTAATACCCATCCCGCCATTCAGGATAAGAATGATATACAGTTTTTACGTTCAAAGACCAAAAACTGGGTTTCGGACCTGATCATCAATGCAGCTGCTACCAAGGACTGTAATGGAGAAGATTTCACGGATATCCTGGATATCCATCAAGAAGGAGTGAATATTTTTGGAGATGGCTTGAACCCCTTGTCCAATCCGGACAGGTTGATGAAGGTGTTGCAATACCTTCAAAAATTCAATGGTACTTTGTTTGACCAAAGTTATGAACCCTTGCTTTCCTTGTTTGGACAAATGCATGAAGGGGTGGTCTCCACAAGGATAGGAATGAAAGGAATTCCCAATCTTGCCGAAGATGTGGCGGTTCAGAAGAATATCGAAATTCTAAAATATGCAGGAGGAAGAATTCACTTCCAGACTATTAGTACCAAAGGAGCGGTAGAAAGCATCAGGAAAGCCAAAAAAGCAGGTCTTCAGATAACTGCAGATGTTTCAATATACCAATTGATTTTCAGTGATGAGGATCTTCAGAGTTTTGATACAAATTTCAAAGTGATGCCCCCTTTCCGTGGAAAAGAAGATCGGGATGCCTTGATAGCCGGTTTAAAAGACGGAACCATAGATGCCATAGTATCCAACCATCAGCCTCAGGATTTTGATGCCAAACATATGGAGTTTGATTTGGCACAATGGGGGATGATAGGACTTCAGACCTTTTTGCCGGCAATGGTCCAACTCTCCGAAGAATTGGGTTGGCCGCTTTTGATTTCAAAAATCACCGATGGTCCATTGGGAATACTTGGTGAGAAAACAGAAAAAATCCACCAAATGACGGTTTTTGATCCTTCTCAAACATGGATGTATGATAAAAAAACGAATCTGTCCCATTCAGCCAATCATCCTTGGTTTGGTGGAATTCTCAAAGGAAAAGTGAAATTTGTAATCAATTCGGATAGGTTTGTCAAGATTAATTCATGA
- a CDS encoding DUF4199 domain-containing protein: MKQHFNYFYKIGFLAAGFSIFTFYAASLFTPDPTLISKVFSFAITPFFVGGGIYFYRFKLNKNMLSFAEGMTIGFLIYFINALITFFGIYMGLLFSPGLFENIKNNMMQVLKDKKEDIINTLGQASYDKTYQEMLGLSIFDVAITDFVFKIAFGLFFTIIISIILRKI, translated from the coding sequence ATGAAACAACATTTTAATTATTTCTATAAAATAGGTTTCCTTGCAGCGGGTTTTTCCATATTTACTTTTTATGCAGCTAGCCTTTTTACACCCGATCCGACTTTAATCAGCAAGGTTTTTAGCTTTGCTATTACTCCTTTTTTTGTCGGAGGCGGTATATATTTTTATCGGTTTAAGCTGAATAAAAATATGCTGAGCTTTGCAGAGGGCATGACCATTGGCTTTTTGATTTATTTTATCAATGCATTGATTACCTTTTTTGGGATTTATATGGGGCTGCTATTCAGCCCAGGGCTTTTTGAAAATATCAAAAACAATATGATGCAGGTGTTGAAGGATAAAAAAGAAGACATCATCAATACCTTGGGTCAGGCATCGTATGATAAAACCTATCAGGAGATGTTGGGACTTAGCATTTTTGATGTAGCTATAACTGATTTTGTCTTCAAAATTGCATTTGGACTCTTTTTTACTATCATAATTTCAATAATTTTAAGAAAAATTTAA
- a CDS encoding TolC family protein, translating to MRISFHPIGLLLGLFFLTTYSYGQEKVQFTLEEIVERAKSRSPAALRAETKKENRYWSYRYFRSNYNPQLRLGGTLPGFSQSVNNVVQPDGSIGFREVRQNLMDLELGMEQMIGATGGNISINSSTNRFDNFLAPAGFPQTQWSGVPINVRFSQPLFAFNPLKWDKKIEPLLYEESKREYVEEMEQISQTVTQLFFDFLIAQVNFEIASKNLNNTQEILKIEKGRYNLGTTYEDKLLQVELQVLQARQDLAQARLDLEANALRLKSYVGINETAELTLIPPKELPEFEIDVEEAIDYAFQNRAEALGFDRRKLEAESGVAQARGQRFNVMFNASYGLNNAALQWRDIYSDPNRQTLVNMGFFVPILDWGRNRARMGVAEANKRLVEYTVEQEVINFEQEVFTKVKNFSMLRERLEITKLSDEVADKRYEISLRRYQSGNVSITDLNIAQEEKDRNRRAYIQSLRDFWTAYYEIRQLTLYDFAKNVLLYTH from the coding sequence ATGAGAATATCCTTTCATCCTATTGGTTTACTGCTTGGGCTGTTTTTTCTAACGACGTATTCCTATGGCCAGGAAAAAGTCCAGTTTACCTTAGAAGAAATTGTGGAAAGGGCCAAGTCCCGGTCCCCGGCGGCTTTGAGGGCAGAAACCAAAAAAGAGAACAGGTATTGGAGCTATCGGTATTTCAGGTCCAATTACAATCCCCAATTGCGGTTGGGAGGGACCTTGCCGGGATTTTCCCAGTCTGTTAATAATGTTGTCCAGCCAGATGGTAGTATTGGTTTTAGGGAAGTGAGGCAAAACCTGATGGATCTGGAGTTAGGGATGGAACAGATGATCGGAGCCACAGGAGGAAATATTTCTATCAATTCCTCTACCAACCGATTTGATAATTTCTTGGCGCCGGCAGGCTTTCCCCAGACGCAGTGGAGCGGTGTTCCTATCAATGTGCGGTTCAGTCAACCCCTTTTCGCATTCAATCCCCTAAAGTGGGACAAGAAAATCGAACCTCTGCTTTATGAGGAAAGCAAGAGGGAGTATGTCGAAGAAATGGAACAGATTTCCCAAACAGTGACCCAGTTGTTTTTTGATTTTCTGATTGCCCAGGTAAATTTTGAAATTGCCTCCAAAAATCTGAACAACACCCAGGAAATCCTGAAAATTGAAAAAGGGCGCTACAATTTGGGTACAACATACGAGGATAAATTGCTTCAGGTAGAATTACAGGTTTTGCAGGCAAGACAGGATTTGGCCCAGGCGAGATTGGACCTGGAAGCAAATGCTTTGCGGTTGAAATCCTATGTAGGGATCAATGAGACTGCTGAGCTGACTTTAATTCCTCCCAAAGAACTCCCCGAATTTGAAATAGATGTAGAAGAAGCCATTGATTATGCTTTTCAGAATAGGGCAGAAGCATTGGGTTTTGACAGGCGCAAGCTGGAAGCTGAATCCGGTGTGGCACAGGCCAGAGGTCAGCGCTTCAATGTGATGTTCAATGCGAGTTACGGATTGAACAATGCCGCCCTACAGTGGCGGGACATTTATTCGGATCCCAATAGACAGACATTGGTCAATATGGGTTTTTTTGTGCCCATTTTGGATTGGGGCAGGAATAGGGCCCGGATGGGAGTGGCTGAGGCCAATAAGCGCCTGGTAGAATATACGGTAGAGCAGGAAGTCATCAATTTCGAGCAGGAAGTTTTTACCAAAGTGAAGAACTTTTCGATGTTGCGTGAAAGATTGGAAATCACCAAGCTTTCCGATGAAGTAGCAGATAAAAGATATGAAATTTCATTGCGTAGGTACCAAAGCGGAAATGTTTCGATTACTGATCTGAACATCGCCCAAGAAGAAAAGGACAGAAACAGAAGGGCCTACATACAGTCTTTACGGGATTTCTGGACGGCATATTATGAAATAAGACAGTTGACTTTGTATGATTTCGCGAAAAATGTATTGTTATATACTCATTAA
- a CDS encoding IS3 family transposase, with protein MKDRATLICSDYKGLSIRRQCEVLEVPRSSLYYKPKGENEVNLKLMGIMDRHLTDHPTEGVVSMVYLLTGLGFVVGPKRIRRLFRLMGRETLYRRKNLTKSGLREYIRPYLLRNLKIERPNQVWVTDITYIPMQKGFMFLTAVMDVYSRRILSWGISNSQDAKWCKQVIEEAIREYGKPEIVNSDQGSQYTSALWINYLEGLDIKVSMDGKGRALDNVYIERFWKSIKYDYIYLNPSEDGYDLLKGVKKYIEYYNQKVHHTTREKPGERYFGATQKAA; from the coding sequence ATGAAAGATCGGGCGACATTGATTTGTTCTGATTATAAGGGGCTGTCTATAAGGAGACAGTGTGAAGTATTGGAGGTTCCCCGAAGCAGTCTATATTACAAACCAAAAGGGGAAAACGAGGTCAATCTGAAACTTATGGGAATCATGGACAGGCATCTTACCGATCACCCTACTGAAGGCGTTGTGTCGATGGTCTATCTGTTGACAGGACTGGGCTTCGTTGTCGGCCCAAAGCGCATCAGGAGGCTTTTCAGGCTGATGGGCAGGGAAACCCTTTACAGGAGGAAGAACCTTACCAAATCCGGTTTGCGTGAATATATCAGGCCTTATCTTCTCAGGAACTTAAAGATTGAAAGACCCAACCAAGTGTGGGTAACCGATATCACCTACATTCCGATGCAGAAGGGGTTTATGTTCCTGACCGCAGTCATGGATGTTTACAGCAGAAGGATACTGTCATGGGGTATATCCAACAGTCAGGACGCCAAATGGTGTAAGCAGGTAATCGAAGAGGCCATCAGAGAATATGGTAAGCCAGAGATAGTCAATTCCGATCAGGGAAGCCAGTACACATCAGCCTTATGGATCAATTACCTTGAAGGGCTGGATATCAAAGTATCAATGGACGGAAAGGGAAGGGCTTTGGACAATGTATATATTGAAAGGTTCTGGAAGTCGATCAAGTATGATTACATCTATCTGAACCCAAGCGAGGACGGTTATGACCTGCTCAAAGGTGTCAAAAAGTATATTGAATATTACAACCAAAAGGTCCATCATACCACCAGGGAGAAGCCCGGGGAAAGGTATTTTGGGGCAACCCAAAAAGCAGCATAA
- a CDS encoding class I SAM-dependent methyltransferase translates to MKSIISFVIRYIPRKYLQLVSHFFLRVLAIFYQGNTVTCNVCDHSFRKFLPYGRKARENALCPNCLALERHRLMWLFLQKETGFFSQPLRVLHIAPELCFIDRMKALPNLDYITGDIESPLATVKMDVHQIPFEANSFDVVFCNHVLEHVDDDIQACREINRVLKPGGWGIIQSPVYDLEKTLEDKSITNPAERERLFGQRDHVRKYGKDYAARLSQSGLRVEENNFVKTLDKDLVQKHALPENEVIFFCSKGSC, encoded by the coding sequence ATGAAATCCATTATCAGTTTTGTCATCCGTTATATTCCAAGAAAATACCTCCAACTGGTTTCACACTTTTTCCTTAGGGTACTGGCTATTTTTTACCAAGGCAACACGGTGACCTGTAATGTGTGTGACCATTCCTTTAGAAAATTTCTCCCATATGGAAGAAAAGCCAGGGAAAACGCCCTTTGTCCTAATTGCCTCGCTTTGGAAAGGCATCGGTTAATGTGGCTGTTTTTGCAAAAAGAAACCGGTTTTTTCTCCCAACCATTAAGGGTATTGCACATTGCTCCTGAACTTTGCTTTATTGACCGGATGAAGGCTTTACCCAATCTGGATTACATCACAGGAGACATAGAATCCCCTTTGGCTACCGTCAAAATGGATGTACACCAAATCCCTTTTGAAGCAAACAGCTTTGATGTGGTCTTTTGCAACCATGTGCTCGAACATGTGGATGATGACATTCAGGCTTGCAGAGAAATCAACCGGGTGCTTAAACCGGGTGGTTGGGGAATCATCCAATCTCCAGTCTATGATTTAGAAAAAACCTTGGAAGATAAGAGCATCACTAACCCTGCTGAGCGGGAAAGGCTATTTGGCCAAAGAGATCATGTCCGGAAATATGGGAAGGATTATGCGGCAAGATTGAGCCAATCCGGTCTAAGGGTAGAGGAAAACAATTTTGTAAAAACCTTGGACAAAGACTTGGTTCAAAAGCATGCCCTACCGGAAAATGAGGTCATTTTTTTCTGCTCGAAAGGATCATGTTAA
- a CDS encoding SPFH domain-containing protein: MEKSTKPLSGYLMLLIAIAMIPAIVFAMINQIYWLGIALIVLFILILPGFFTLQPNKAMVLILFGAYKGTVKDNGFFWVNPFMTKQKISLRVRNFENKPLKVNDKIGNPVMVGTIVVWQVENTFKATFDVEDYENFVHLQTDAAVRKMAGKYPYDDFEAEDAEITLRSGVEEVNHSLELEISERLEHAGIKVIEARISHLAYASEIASAMLQRQQATAIVAARRKIVDGAVGMVEMALEDLKLKGIIDFEEEKKAAMVSNLMVVLCSDRSASPVLNVGTLNQ, translated from the coding sequence ATGGAAAAATCAACCAAACCCCTATCCGGCTATTTGATGCTCTTGATAGCAATAGCCATGATTCCTGCCATTGTTTTTGCAATGATCAACCAGATTTATTGGTTGGGCATAGCACTGATTGTACTGTTTATCCTGATCTTGCCGGGCTTCTTCACCCTTCAACCTAATAAGGCGATGGTGTTGATCTTATTTGGAGCTTATAAAGGCACGGTTAAAGACAATGGATTCTTTTGGGTCAACCCATTTATGACCAAGCAGAAGATTTCTTTGCGCGTCAGAAACTTTGAAAACAAACCACTCAAGGTAAATGACAAAATCGGTAATCCGGTAATGGTAGGCACTATTGTGGTATGGCAAGTAGAAAATACTTTCAAGGCCACCTTCGATGTGGAAGATTATGAAAATTTCGTCCACCTGCAGACGGATGCCGCGGTCAGAAAAATGGCTGGCAAATATCCTTATGATGATTTTGAAGCAGAGGATGCAGAGATCACCTTACGTTCCGGAGTAGAAGAAGTCAATCATTCCCTGGAATTGGAGATTTCCGAGAGATTGGAACATGCAGGCATCAAGGTGATTGAGGCAAGAATCTCCCACTTGGCTTATGCCTCTGAAATCGCTTCGGCCATGCTGCAGAGACAGCAGGCCACGGCCATAGTTGCCGCAAGAAGAAAGATCGTGGACGGAGCTGTAGGCATGGTGGAAATGGCTTTGGAAGATTTAAAATTGAAAGGGATAATAGACTTTGAAGAAGAGAAAAAAGCAGCCATGGTCAGCAACCTGATGGTGGTGTTGTGTTCGGACCGTTCTGCCAGTCCGGTGTTGAATGTTGGGACCCTTAATCAGTAG
- a CDS encoding glycosyltransferase — translation MFFSIIIPVYNRPQEIKELLASLVQQTYKDFEVIIVEDGSVFPCEEAITIFSNDLNIQYFSISNVGQGFARNFGMERANGDYFVLFDSDCIIPSRYLEVLKKAIVERNLDAHGGPDAADKDFSSFQKAINYSMTSFLTTGGIRGKMKDPSKYQARGYNMGLSKKAFEATKGFIDPNRAEDIELSIRLKKLGFKLELVEEAYVYHKRRNTWESFLVQSFSFGQNRVHVSKFHPEAIKLVHVMPSLFLVGWVLTLLSFLTGKSPFTWGAGLYGIWLLLVFLDASVKEKSVAVGALSVCTSFGQLSAYGLGLITALLRKKMSGKS, via the coding sequence ATGTTCTTCTCTATCATCATACCTGTATATAACCGTCCTCAAGAGATCAAAGAACTATTGGCAAGTCTTGTCCAACAGACTTATAAAGATTTTGAGGTAATCATAGTTGAAGATGGGTCTGTTTTTCCTTGTGAAGAGGCGATCACAATTTTTTCAAACGACTTGAATATCCAATATTTTTCCATTTCAAATGTTGGTCAGGGATTTGCAAGGAATTTTGGAATGGAAAGGGCAAATGGGGATTATTTTGTGCTTTTTGATTCGGATTGTATCATCCCGTCCCGATACCTTGAAGTCCTAAAAAAAGCTATAGTCGAAAGAAACCTGGATGCACATGGAGGCCCGGATGCAGCAGACAAGGATTTTTCATCCTTTCAAAAGGCGATCAATTACAGTATGACGTCTTTTTTGACTACTGGGGGAATCAGAGGAAAAATGAAAGATCCTTCCAAGTACCAGGCAAGAGGGTACAATATGGGGCTTTCAAAAAAAGCCTTTGAGGCCACCAAAGGATTTATTGATCCCAATAGGGCAGAAGATATTGAATTGTCCATCCGGCTTAAGAAGCTGGGCTTCAAATTGGAATTGGTGGAAGAAGCTTATGTGTACCACAAAAGAAGGAATACCTGGGAAAGTTTTCTTGTCCAAAGTTTTTCTTTTGGACAAAACCGGGTTCATGTCAGCAAGTTCCACCCAGAGGCCATCAAATTGGTCCATGTAATGCCCTCTTTATTTCTGGTTGGCTGGGTTTTGACTCTTTTGTCTTTTTTAACAGGGAAAAGTCCTTTCACCTGGGGAGCGGGTCTTTATGGAATCTGGCTTCTCTTGGTCTTTTTGGATGCCAGTGTTAAAGAAAAATCTGTTGCTGTGGGTGCTTTGTCAGTTTGCACTTCTTTCGGGCAACTGAGTGCTTATGGCCTGGGGTTAATTACAGCACTTTTAAGGAAAAAGATGTCAGGCAAGTCTTAA